The genomic interval CTGGAGCAAAAGGATTGGTTCTACTCGAACATCATGAGAGTTGGAGAACCATACCTAAGAGAACAGCTAATGAAATTGTATAATATGCATTATTCAGCTTGTGAACGATGATAGATATTAAGAGAGGAAGATATGTAAATTCAATTGCAGAAGAATGGCTTGGTTGGGTAAAGAAATTTTTTCATGATCCCAGTCGTCCATACATCGAGTTATCTTCAAAAAAGAGACGATATTTTGATTCATATGCTCACAAGTTGGAATATGAATGTTTACACCAGGTGTTTTTATACTAAAAATAAAAGACACAGAAAAGCTTGTGTAAAGAAACTGTATTATTGGTGGAAACATCTTGATACGATAATATTAGCGAATCCCAATGCTATTATTGATGCGCAAAAAAAAATATGGGATAAGAAAAAAATAGGGGAAATCAGATTACTTAGGTTTTTGTCATCTATATTTGTTGCTTATTACGAGAAAATATCAATCAAATATGGACACTGTTTAGTTAACAAATTAAATATCAAGACTTGTCCGTACTGTAACCGACAATTTATTTACACTTTTAAGGGACGAGTAGAAGAAAGACCGGAGCTTGATCATTTTTATTCAAAAACTGATTATCCAATTTATTGCTTGTCGTTTTATAATCTTATTCCAGCTTGCCATGCATGCAATCATGTGAAATTAGACAAAAAAATAGGTCTAAATCCTTATAGCGGAACCTTTAAAAGAAAATTTATCATAACTGATAAAGATGAGAATCATCTAACTAAATCTCAAATCTACAAATTAACAGAAAAGGAAATCAAATTGGATTTTACAGGGAATGATCCTAATGAAGAATTGAATGATAAAGTTTTAGGAATAATAGATGTATATAATAAACACACTGATTATGTAAAAAAATTAATTGACAAATCCAAGGCTTATGATATGCATGCAATGAAAGCATTGGTGGAAAGTTTTCAAGGTGTAGGATACCATCCCCGTCAAGTCTATGATTTTGTATGGGGAAGACATCTTATGAATGCCGAATATGAAGATAGACCTCTATCAAAATTAACCAAAGATATTTTAGATTTGATAGATATCAAAAGAAGGTGATGAATCTGAATAAGTGAATTATTTTGTTTGTCCTCCATTTCCTCCCATCGCCTCAGCCCGTCTCAGACGGTGCGGTTTGTTTGCACAAAATTCATTGATTATTGTATAATATATTGATAATCAATATATAAATTTCTTCAACGAGGAGGAGTATTGATCGTCCGATATACTTCACGGGTTATTCCATCTGACAGAAGCAGTCCGAAATCGGACTGCTTCTGTCGATACGGGAGAGACGAGAGAACGAAGCGCCCGATTTCCGTGTACGGGGAAACCTGGCGCACGGGAAAACCCGGCGCGGATGACGCTACATGCTGCGGCCGAAACGGGATTCGCGTCAGGGAATCCACAGGGTCTCCCGCACGTCGTAATACGCCGTGAGTGTACGACCCAGCAGATAAAAATAATCCGACAGGCGGTTGAGCCAGACGAGCGCCGTGGAATCCACGCCGTATTTCGCATCGGCGCGCAGCGCGGCCCGCTCGGCGCGGCGGCAGACCGTGCGGCAGACATGGCACAGCGACACGGCCGTGTCGCCGCCGGGCACGGTGAACTTGTCGATCGGCTTCAGGGCCACCTGCATCGTGTCGATGCGGCTTTCGAGCCACGAAACCGCTTCGGGAGCCAGCGGGGAGACCTTGTCGCTTCCGGCCTCTCCCGTGGCGAGCAGCGCCTCGACCGACATGAGCCGCGAGAGAATGCGGTTCAGATCCTCCACATACGCCGCCAGCGCGGCATCCCCGCGGATGCGGTCGGTCAGCAGCGCCGCGAAAGCCGACAGCTCGTCCACCGATCCGTACGCCTCGACCCGCTCGTCGGTCTTGAACACCCGTTCGCCGCCGATCAGCGAGGTCATTCCCTTGTCCCCTGTTTTCGTATAGACTTTCATATCCGGAAATGTTGTTTCGGTAAATAATTGTGGAACAGCAGCAGATAACCGCGGTTATCCACCGATGTCGAACGGTGCGCCGCGACCAGCTGCCGGCACAATGCCTGCCGCTCGCAGCCGTCGTAAGGCGCCAGCACCGCCACGGTACGCCCCGCAGCGGCAGCCTCCCGGACGAGCCCGAGCGTCTCCTGACGTCCCAGACCGCGTGTGGCGACGCAAAATTCCGCATCCGCCCGGTCCAGTCCGAAAGTCGCATAGCCGCAATGGATCGCCAGGTTCTGTAGTTGCACGGCCCGGCGGCGGCTGACGCCCGCCTCCAGCAGCGCCCCGTAAAGCGCCCGGTCGCCCGGCAGCAGCTCGCGCCGCATGAATACCTCCCGGACGATAGTATAGACGAACGGCGAATGCACGCCATGGCCACGGAAATAACGCGCCCGCGACAGCCGGTTGCGCAGCTCGGCCATCCGGCCCGACAGCCGCAGTCCGATGGGATGTCCGCCCGGTTTCATCGCCGCCTCACTTTTTCAGCATGCCGGCCAGCCGCCCCGTCGAGAAGGCGATCTGAAGGTTGTAACCGCCCGTATTGGCATCGAGATCGAGCACCTCGCCCGCGAAATAGAGCCCGCGGACCCGGCGCGACTCCATCGTCTCGGGATTCACCTCGTCACAGCGCACGCCGCCGGCCGTCATCACGGCATATTCGAAGGGCGCGTAATCCGTCACGGGGAAGGTCAGTCCCTTGAGCGTGCGGATCAGCCGCACAATCTCCGCCTCGGAGAGCTTCGAAACGTATGTCTTCGAGTGAATATCCAATTCCTGCGCCAGAGGCAGCACCATCGGACGGGGAACCAGCTTGCGCAGCAACTCGCCGAAAAACTCCGTCGGCTCCATCGCGGCCAGCTCGCGGGCGATGCGGTCGCGCAGCACCTCCTCCGTGAGCGCGGGCTTCAGATCGACGACGATCTTCACCCTCCGGCCTTCGATGAGCGCATCCACCGCATCGCGGCTCATGCGGAGCGCCACGGCGCCCTCGATGCCGCGCTCCGAGAATCCCAGCTCGCCGAACTCCTCGCGCACGGGAGCGTCGTCGATCCACAACGTCGCGCGGACATTGCGCAGCAACAGGCGGTCGAGCTGACGGACCCGCGGATGGGACGAGACGAGCGGCGTGAGCGACGGCCGCAGCGGCTCGATCGTATGTCCCAGATCGGCGGCGAACGCATACCCGTCGCCTGTCGAACCGGTCGCCGGATAGGAGACGCCGCCCGTGGCGAGGATGACCTGCGGACACTCCTCCTTGCGTTCGAAGCCCCGCTTGTTGACGTATTTCACGCCGAAGACCCGGCCGCCGAGAGTCAGAATCCCCGTAACGCGCGTGTCGTAGAGAATCTTCACCCCGTTGTCCACGCAAAAGCCCAGCAGGGCGTTGGCGATGTCCCACGCCTTGCCGCTGTGGGGAAAGACGCGTTCGCCGCGCTCGATGTCGAGCCGGACGCCCTGCCGCTCGAAGAAACGGATGGCCGCGCGGTTGTTGAAGGCGGCGAAGGCCGGGGCGAAAAACGCGGCGTTCGTGCGCACCTGCGCGGCGAACTCCTCCGCCGGCCGGGCGTTCGTCACGTTGCAGCGCCCCTTTCCCGTGATGCGGACCTTGCGGCCCGACTTCTCCATCTTTTCGAGCAGCAGCACGCGGCAGCCCCGCTGCGCCGCCGTGCCCGCGGCCATCATGCCCGCGGCTCCCGCCCCCACGACGACGACGTCGTAGGGCCGTATCTCTTCCGTTCGTTCCATAACGGATGCAAAGATAAGGATTTATTCGGTTCCGGGGACGAAAACTCCGCCAGGAAAGCGCCCGTGCGGGGAAAAATCGGTTTTCGCTTGATTTTCCGCCCGGCATGCACTATCTTTGCAGCCGCAAAATCGTTCTATAAGATATGTTGAGCAGAAGATTACTCCGCATCAAGGTCGTCAAGGCGCTGTTCGCCCACCTCAAGTCGGGAGCCGACAACATGATCGCCTCGGAAAAGACACTGATGGCATCCGTAGACAAGGCCTACGACCTCTATTTCCAGATTCTGACCCTCCCCGTGGAGATCGCGCGCTATGCGCAGCAGCGTCAGGAGTTGGCCAAGCAGAAGAAACTGCCGACATTCGAAGACCTGAATCCCAACACCAAATTCGTCGAGAACGGCGTCATCCGCATCATCGCGAACAGCGACGCGGTGAACGACCACACGGCCGCACGCAAACTGGGCTGGACACGGTATCCCGAACTGATCCGCACGCTCTACGGACAGCTCACCGAAAGCGACTACTACAAGGAATACATGCAGCGCGAGGAACGGTCGTTCGACGACGACCGGCGGCTGGTCGAGGACTTCTTCAAGGAGTTGCAGAGCTACGAGGCGCTGGACGACGCGCTCGAGGAGATGTCGATTCTCTGGAACGACGACCTGCCCTATATCGTCATGATGATCCTGCGGACGCTCTCGAACCTGCGCCCGTCGCACACCGACCTGAAGGTCCCGCCGAAGTTCAAGAGCGCCGAAGACCCCGAATTCGTGAAGACGCTCTTCGAGAAGACGCTCGTGAATTACGACTCCTACCAGGACTATATCGAACGCTACACCTCGAACTGGGACGTGGAGCGCATCGTGTTCATGGACAACCTGATCCTCGCCACGGCGATGGCCGAGCTGATCTCGTTCCCGTCGATTCCCGTGAAGGTGACGCTCGACGAATGGATCGAAATCTCGAAGTATTACTCCACGCCGGGCAGCAGCACCTTCATCAACGGCGTGCTGGACAAGATCGTGGAATCGCTCACGGCCGAAGGCCGCATCAGGAAGGCCGGCCGCGGGCTGATCTGACCCTCCCCGCCATGCGCCGCACCGCACCGCTTCTGCTTACGGCCGCCTTGCTCTGCTCGTGCGACGGCCCCGCTTCCCGTCCGCAGGCCGGTTCGGACCGGGCCGAAGCGGTCCGGTCCGGGGAACGGAAAGGCCGGATCGTCTCCCTTTCGGACGTGTTTTTCGAACGGGGCGGGACGGACACCGTCCGCTTCGGCCGCCTCCGGTCGGGCGAAACGGCCGTCGTGCGCTTCTGGATAGCCAACGATTCGCCGCAGACGACGGCCATCCTCTCCTACGACCGCAACTGCGGCTGCACGACGCTGAAATTCAACTCCGAACCGATCGCACCGGGGGATGCGCAGCGAGTCGAAATGAGCTTCGATTCGCGGGGCACGCGGGGCTGGCAGCTCAAAACGCTCGACGTGACGCTGGCCGGAGCGCAGCGCCCGCTGCGGCTTTACGCCGAAGCGGAGGTGGAGTGAGGGCTTGCAGATTCGCCGATATTTCGTATATTTGCCGTGCTGAACCGAACAAACACTTAAAAAGCGAATAAGATTATGATCGATTTTCTTCAGGCAGCGGCGCCCGCACAACCTCAGCCGGGCTTCATGCAACAGTACAGCTTCATCATTATGATCGGCCTCATGGTGCTGGTCCTCTGGCTCTTCATGTGGCGGCCCGAAGCCAAGCGCCGCAAGCAGATGCAGGCGTTCCGCGACGGGCTGAAAAAGGGCGACAAGATCATCACGGCCGGAGGCATCTACGGCACAGTGAAGGAGGTCAAGGAGACCACCCTGCTGATCGAGGTGGACGGCAACGTGACGCTGCGCATCGACAAGAACATGGTCGTGGCCGACAATTCGGACCTCCAGCGCCAGTAGAGGCCGCGCATCATACGAAAAAGAGCTGCAAGGATTTGCAGCTCTTTTTTTCATATCCGTCACCGGAAACGGAGGTCAGCCGAACAGATGCAGCGCCGCGACGTCGATGAGCCGCTGGTTGCGGCTGCCCCGGAAATCGAGCGACAGGTCGCGCAGCGCCTCGACGTAGCGGCCGTCCACCAGCGTGTCGATCCAGCGCAGGCACTCCCGGCGCGCCGGGTCCGCGAGGCACTCCTCGAGCGTATAGCCCGTATAGCACCAGACATTCTGCCCCGTGCGCTCCCGCACCCGGCGCAGAAAGGCCGCCATCGCCGCGGGATGCAGCAGCGGATCGCCGCCGCTGACGGTCACACCGTCCAGAATCGGGTTCGCCGCGATCGCGTCGCAGATCCGCTCCGTCCACTCCGCGGTCAGCGGTTCGCCGCCCAGCGGATCGTGGCTCTGCGGATTGTGACACCCGGGACAACAGTGCGCACACCCCGCGAAATAGATCGCGTAGCGCAGGCCGTAGCCATCAGAGATGGTTTCGGGATAAATGGCCAGGATGCGGAGTGGTTCCATCGGCAAAACAGGGTCAGATATACATTTCCTGCGGAGACGATTTAGGAATTCGGACGGAGCCGTCTGCGGCACGCGCCGTCCCCGGCGCGGGTTGCACATGCGCCAAACATGTCCGCCCCTGCCGGAGTGTCCCGAACAGAAGAGCCCCCGCCAAGACGGGGGTTTGGTGGTGGGTCGCACTTGCAAACACGGCCGAAGGCCGTAAAGAAGCGAGGGCGGAAAGTGAAACGACAGACATAATCGCCAAAAGCGGATTATCTGTGTTTTACCCGGTCGCGCTCCTCGGCCTGCTTCGCGGAGTTCCACGATTCGAGACTGCCCGTCAGGTAGCCCGTGATGCGGCGCATGCGCGAGATGTTGTCCGAACCGCAGACGGGACATTTCGAGTAGATCACCCCGCGGTAACCGCACTTGCGGCAGGTGTCGATCGGATGGTTGATCGACCCGTAGCCGATGCCCGAATCCTGCATCACCTTGACGATCTTGAGAATCGCCACGGGATTCTTCTTCGCTTCGCCGTCCAGCTCGACATAGGTGATATGGCCGCCGCGCGTGATGGCGTGGAACGGCGCCTCGAGGCGGATCTTCTCGACGATCGACACCGGTTCGCGGACATCCACATGGAACGAATTGACGTAGTAGTCGCGGTCGGTGACGCCCGGAATCTCGCCGTAACGCTTGCGGTCCATGCGCGTGAAGCGGCCGCTCAGCCCCTCGGCCGGGGTCGCCAGCACGGAGTAGTTGAGTCCGTAGCGGGCCTTGTACTCCTCGACCACGCGGTTCATCGTCAGAACGGCATCGTAAAGCGTCTGCCACGCCTCCTTCGAGGTGGCGTGCCCCTCGCCGTAGATGGCCACCATCGCGTTGTGGCCGCCGATGAAGCCGATGCCCAGCGTGCCGTGCTTCAGCACGTCGCCCACCTCGTCGTTGGGTTGCAGCGCGCCGCCGCCCTTCCAGACATCGTTCGACATCATGAACGGGAACTGCCGCGCGAGGGCCGTGCGCTGGAACTGGTAGCGCTCGTAGAGCTGCTCGGCGATCATCGAGGCCGTCTTGCGAACCGATTCGAGGAAGATCTCGCGCGCCTCCTTGCGGATGGCGTGCTTGTTGCCGTCGGGAATCAGGTCCGAAGCCTCACGCACCGCCTCGATGGCCAGCCGCGGCAGGTTCATCGAGGTGAACGAGAGGTTGCCGCGGCCCCACGAGGTCTTCTCGCCGTGCAGGTCCTCGAAGACGCGCGTGCGGCAGCCCATCGTGGCCACCTCGTAGCGGAAGCGGTCCGGGTCGTCGATGCGCCACTTCTCATGGCGGTTGAACGGCGCGTCGAGGAACATGAAGTTGGGGAACAGCGCCACCGAGGTCGTGCGGCACGCCTCGACGAGCAGGTCGAAATTCGGCGTCCGGAACCGGATTTCGCCCGCCAGCGCCTTGTCGAAATCCCGGACGGCCGCCCGATAGTCTTCCTCGCACCACGAAACGCCCTCCTTGACCTTGAAAATCTGAATCGGGAAGACGGGCACTTCGCCGTGCCCCAGCCCCTCGACCGTGGCGGAGAGCAGTTCGCGGATCACCATGCGCCCCTCGGGCGAAAAGTCCGTGCCGTAGTTCACCGAACTGAAAACCACCTGATTGCCGCCGCGAGAGTGCATCGTATTGAGGTTGTGGATGAATCCCTCCATCGCCTGATGCGTCTCCTTGCGCGTGGCCTTGTAGGACTGTTCCCAGATACCGCGCAGCTCCTTGTCCGAAAGGCCGATCCCCGCATCGGCGAGGGCCCCGCCCAGCGCGGCGATCCGCTCGTCGGAGAGCTCGATCGTCGGGAGATGTTCGGCGCAGAGTGTTTTGAGCCGTCCGCGGTCCGGCTCCCCGGCCCCTCTGAGCACGCAAAGGAACGACACCGTATCGACGACATGCTTGCGGAAGGTCTTCAGTACGCCCGGAGCCATGAAACGGTCGAAGGCCGGAATCGACTGCCCGCCGTGCTGTTCGTTCTGGTTGGTCTGGAAGACGATCGTGGCCAGTGTGGCGTAGCTCTGGATCGACTGCGGCGTGCGCACCGAACCGTTCTTGGTGGAGAAGCCGCGCCGATAGATGTCCTCCAGATCGTACTGGATGCAGGTCGTGGTCTTCGTGGGATAGTAGTCCAGGTCGTGAATATGTATGTCGCCATCGCGGTGAGCGCGGCCGTGGCGCACGCCCACGAGGTACTTCAGCGCATAGTCCTTCGTGATCTCCGAAGCGAAGGTCATCATCTGCCCGGCGGGCGTGTGCGACGACATGTTGGCGTTCGAGAGGTTGATGTCGTTCTTCTCCACCGTCACGATTCCGTCCATGACCCCCTTGATCGACGAACGGCGGTCGCGCTCGACGTTGCGCCACTCGCGGTAGATGATATAGCGTTTGGCGATCGAGGGATTGAGGCGCATCAGCCGCTCCTCGACCATGTCCTGAATCTCCTCGACCGAAATCTCGTTCTTCGAAATCGCTCCGGCGACCTCCGCCGCCACACGGGCGATGGTCTGCTCCTCGTCCGTGATGCCGCCCGCACGGTAGGCTTTCGTGATGGCGCGGACGATCTTCTCCAGCGAGAAAGGCTCCGTCTTGCCATCACGTTTGATGATGGAAATCTGTGCGTAATCCATTGTAAACGAATATATGTGTTTCACAATAGGCCCCGTTTCCCCGCAGGACCGGACATTGCTGCGCGGAGGCAGGTCTTCTGACTCGCGCCGATCCGCAGACGCCTTCCCGCTCCCCGCAGGGAACAGTGGCTCGAGACGTGTCTGCGGCCTATGACGCTTACAGCAGCGGGAACTGTCCGGGATTCGCACCCGGTTCCCTCTTATCCCTCCGTCCGGCGGACGAAGGGAAACCTCCGCAAGGACAAAGGTCCGCAGAATCCGGAGCAATTCAAAGCCCCCGGCACAGAAGTTTTCAACATTTTGTGAAAGATTCCGCCCGTCTTCCCCCGCATTGCGCTATCTTTGCGCCGCAAACGACAATTACGACTCATGATCCGGAAAATATCCTACACCTGCCGGGGAACCTGCTCCCGGCAAATCGACATCGAACTCGACGGAGAGACGATCCGCAGCGTCGTCTTCACGGGCGGCTGCCACGGCAACACGCAGGGCATCGCGGCGCTCGTCAGCGGCATGCGGGCCGAAGAGGCCATCGCACGGCTCGAAGGCATCGACTGCCGCGGCAAGGGAACTTCGTGCCCCGATCAGTTGGCCTGCGCGCTGAAAACGGCGCGCTGACGCGGCGGACGCGCACCGCGGCCCGGAACCGCAGGCGGGTACGGATTTTGCACTCGGTCTTCACGTCACAAAAAACGAAAGACTATGTATTTCCTATGGTATCTGCTTATCGGGCTGGCGGCCGGATGGATCGCCAACCTGCTGGTCAAGGGCAGCGGCTCGGGCCTTATCGTCAATCTGATCGTCGGACTCATCGGCGGCGTGCTGGGAGGCTGGCTGCTCTCGCTCTTCGGACTCGTGGCGGCGGGCACGCTGGGCAGTCTCGTCACGGCCGTCATCGGGGCGATCGTGCTGCTCTGGATCGCAGCGCTCGTCTCGCACCGTAAAGCGCGCAAGGCATGAGACCGCGGCGCGACGACCGGGAGGCGCCGGGAGACGACGGAGCTCCTCGCCGGACGCATCGACGACGCGACGTCGTGCGGACCGGCCGCACCGGAGCACGTGCCGGACGGCCGGGACCCGGAAAGGAATCCGGACGGGAGGCGGGGACGCCGCAGTCCGGAGCGCACCGCGGCGATCCGCCGCGGAATTTCCTCTCCGGAGAGACCCGCGGCTCCGGAGAGACCCGCGGCCGGACGATCCGGAAAATGCGGCGGACGACAGACAATCAGCCAGCGTAAAAGATAATCTGCCCGCACAAAATTGGATATTGGGATTTTTTACGTATCTTTGTGCCGCTTTCGAGCGAATGTTTGAGCTGTGGTGTAATGGTAACACAGCAGATTTTGGTTCTGTCGTTCTGGGTTCGAATCCCGGCAGCTCAACACGAAAGGGAGAGGTCCGCGAGGACTTCTCCCTTTCGCATTTCCGCACGTAACCGGCGGCCGCCCCGCCCTTTCCGCGGAGGACGGGGAAGCCTCCGCGGAAAGGGCGGCGGGAAACCGCTCCGGATCCCGAGGATCCGGCCGGGTCACTTCACCCTGGACATGAATTTCGCGCGGTCCACCACAAAACGCACGTGAACCCCCTCGCCGATCATTCCTTCGGCATCGCGGGCCCCGACGTTGAAGGTCAGCTTGCGCCCCTCCGCCTCAGCGAGGATGGCCGTGGCCGTGATCTCGGCCCCGAGCCCCGAGGGCTTGATATGGGTCACGTTCATCTCGGCGCCCACGGTGGTCGCCCCTTCGGGCAGCGCGGCGGCCACGGCCCGCATCGCGGCGTTCTCCATGAGGGCCACCATCGCGGGGGTGGCGAATACTTCGAGGTCGCCCGAACCCATCGCAACGGCCGTATTGCCGGCCGTTACGGTCGTCGTGCTCCGGGCGGAAAGTCCCTTTTCCAACATACGCTCTCTCTTTTCGGTGTTACGTCAAACGATTTTTGAATTACCTTTGCCTCCGAACCGTATCCGCTCCGGCGGCGCCCTGTGCATTCGGGATGCGCAGGATGCGCAAAGGTAACGATTTTTCCGATCATGAAGAAACGGCTGGCCCTTCTCCTCGTCGCATGCACGGCAGCGCTCTCCGGAGCGCTGGCGCAGGGCGGCCGCGGCTTCCTCAGACAGGAGTGGATCGTCGAACGGGGCGACTCGATCCCGCTCGTGCACATCCTTCCGGTCTGTATCTTCGACCGTCCGGCGGACCTGCGCCGATATCAGAAACTGGTGCGGGCCGTCAAACGCGTCTATCCCGTGGCCAGGGCCGCCCGCGCCAAGATGGCCGAAATGGAGGGCGAACTGCTCCGCCTGCCGGACAGAAAGGCGCAGAAAGCCTATATCCGGGAGGTCTATCGCCAGATCAAGGAGGAATACACCCCCGTGGCCAAACACATGACCCGCACCGAAGGGCGCGTGCTGCTCAAGCTCATCGACCGCGAGACGGACTATACGGCCTACGAGGTGCTGCGCGAATTCCGCGGCGGATTCGTGGCCGGATTCTGGCAGGGCGTGTCGCGCATCTTCGGACAGAACCTCAAGTCGGAGTACGACAAGGAGGGTGAGGACCGGATCATCGAGCAGATCGTCGTCTATTACGAAGCCGGACTGCTGTAAAACAGTCAGAACGTCAGGGCAAGGCCGCCGCTGAGGCCGACAAACGAGCGGTGCGGCGGACCAAGCACCCGGTCAGGGCGCGGTATCCCCTCATCGAAACTGCGCGTCAGGTAGTAATGGTAGGTGAAGTCGATGAATAGACGGACACGGCCGATCGGCAGATTCAACCGTCCTCCCGCATCCGCCGTACAGACAAATCGTTGCCGGATGTCATACAAGCCCTCGTCCTGCGAATGGATCGGGCCGAAGAGCAGGCCGGGCGTCAGGCCCGCATGCAGTTCGAACACCGAAGGAACCTCCGGCACGAAGGTTTCGAAAAGGATCCGGCCGACGGAGGGGGCCGCCATATCACGGTCCGGATACCAGGTCCCGTTGTAATAACAGCCGTCGGGCGATGAGGTCGGCATGCGCCGCACGCCCGAGCGCCAGGAGAACTGCAACGGAACAGAGGCGTACTGTCCGTCGTGCAGGGGCGAGGTAAAGAGGTTGAGCCCCGTACGCAGGCCGATGTTGCGGTAGTTGTAGGCGGCAAAATCCATGGCCGCATACTGCATGGCCTGACCGGGAGCACCCGAACCGACGCCGATCTGCACCCCGTAGCGCAGGCCGATCTCCTTGTTACGGACCCGCTTTCTCACGAAGGCGGGATCCGGAGCGGATTCGGAGACAGGCTGCGCATGGAGCGCAACAAAGGCGAGACATCCGGCAAGGGCGGTCGTTAGTCGTTCCATGTTCGGCATTCGGGCAAATGCGGTATTTCCGGCAAATATAGCCTTTTCGGGTCAATCTGCAAATCCGACGGCCGAAGATGCCGAAGATACGGCACAAAACGCCAAAGACAGCTCCTTCGAGAACGGGGCTACATGCGGCGCAGCCGGGCGGCGAGCGTCTCCATCTGGCGGCGGAACTCCGCTTCGGTGCGCGGACGGGGATTGCGCGGCGTCATTTCGCCGAGCGGTCTGGCATAGAACGCATCCACGATCGGCTGCATCTCCATCCGGACGGAGTCGTAGGTCAGCACGCGCTCCCGCGACTTCAGCTCCCGGTCGATCTCTTTCATATAGAGGTCGAACTCGGGCAGGTAGTAGTAGTCGAACAACTCGCTGATGTAGGTGCGGCAATAGCTGTTCTCGGCGTTGCCCTTGAGCGCCTGCTCGAAAGCGGGATTGATCGGAGCGCGGACCTCCTCGATCCGCCGCAGGGAGGAGAGCATCGAGTAGTCGTCGTGCAGGGCGAGCACGTCGCGCAGGGCGGCGAGCAGCATCCGGGCTTCGGAACCCGCACGGCGCACCTCGGCGGCCGTCACGTCGCCCCGCTCCCAAGCCTGCTGGGCAATGAGGTAGCGGTAGTACCGCACCGTGAAGAGACGGCTCACGACCGTGCGCGCGAGGTCGATGGCATCCCGATCGACGAAGGCGTCGCCCCGGCCGTAAGGCATGGCGGCGAG from Alistipes dispar carries:
- a CDS encoding thioesterase family protein yields the protein MLEKGLSARSTTTVTAGNTAVAMGSGDLEVFATPAMVALMENAAMRAVAAALPEGATTVGAEMNVTHIKPSGLGAEITATAILAEAEGRKLTFNVGARDAEGMIGEGVHVRFVVDRAKFMSRVK
- a CDS encoding DUF4294 domain-containing protein encodes the protein MKKRLALLLVACTAALSGALAQGGRGFLRQEWIVERGDSIPLVHILPVCIFDRPADLRRYQKLVRAVKRVYPVARAARAKMAEMEGELLRLPDRKAQKAYIREVYRQIKEEYTPVAKHMTRTEGRVLLKLIDRETDYTAYEVLREFRGGFVAGFWQGVSRIFGQNLKSEYDKEGEDRIIEQIVVYYEAGLL